The proteins below come from a single Octopus sinensis linkage group LG10, ASM634580v1, whole genome shotgun sequence genomic window:
- the LOC115216616 gene encoding histone H2A, which produces MSGRGKGGKVKGKSKTRSSRAGLQFPVGRIHRLLRKGNYAQRVGAGAPVYLAAVMEYLAAEVLELAGNAARDNKKSRIIPRHLQLAIRNDEELNKLLSGVTIAQGGVLPNIQAVLLPKKTQKAAK; this is translated from the coding sequence ATGTCAGGACGTGGTAAAGGAGGTAAAGTGAAGGGAAAGAGCAAGACCCGGTCGTCTCGTGCCGGACTTCAGTTTCCAGTCGGCAGGATCCATCGTCTACTCCGCAAGGGTAACTACGCCCAGCGTGTTGGTGCCGGTGCCCCAGTCTACCTGGCTGCCGTGATGGAGTACTTGGCCGCAGAAGTGTTGGAATTGGCAGGTAATGCTGCCAGGGACAACAAGAAGTCTCGAATCATCCCCCGTCACTTGCAGTTGGCTATCCGCAACGACGAGGAATTAAATAAACTCCTGTCTGGAGTGACCATTGCCCAGGGAGGTGTCTTGCCCAACATCCAGGCCGTCCTTCTACCAAAGAAGACACAGAAGGctgccaagtaa